CAACGGACCGTGTaagatattaattttcttttgtttattgttcAATCGctagcataaattttttattagtccTATTCTATGATGCAGCTCTATCtctggttattttttttttcaactttgcTTGGATCATCATCCCAAGATGGTGATGATTTGAGccatttcttctctctctctctctctctctctcttcttcttcctttcttcttcttcttcttcttcttctttttccttttttttttttttttttttttttttttttttttttgtgaataggTAAAAAAGGTTTTATTGATCCTtaaaaataggcaaagcccgtgTGCACATAAATAAAAGAggtttatttctctttttgtttcaaGAGTAAGGCAGCATTTGGCtgcacaaatttttttttattgcaaatATTTATTTGCTTGGAACTTGggagatttttttaattcattggtGAATGAGGAATTTAAATGAAATTTGGATTGAGAACTGGTCCAAGATGTGCAAGATGATATTTGCATCTTGCATCGTTTCCAAGACTATTGGTAAATGTTATCGTGAACCTTTATAGTACATAGCATTTTTTATCCTGCTCTTTTCTTCATGGATTAGGAGTCCAAATATTTGAGTTCAATTTGTTTCTGAATTAAAAAGTTTCTAGTGATTAAGCGTTCTCTTTTAATGATTGGGATGCctttttaagtttcttttatatttgttttcgtTTTGTTGACAGTCAGGCCCTTACTGAAGTAGTCTTGAACCTTTTGTGTTGATGGGCTGTACTGTTCGTTgccattttcaaaatattgatgtattttgacATAGAAAATGCTTCTAGTACCAATTTTGTTCCCTAGTTACATCGTTGAAAAGTTCTTCTAGTTGTTCTCATGTTACTATCTGCATTGTTTTTATATTCAGTGTCTGACAGGCCCTGATGGTGTCTTTTGTTCCACAGAGTCTCATTCCGGCTGTCTGCAAATCAGaatgctctttatttttatctaatgagGAGTTTGGAGTACAATTTCACTGGCTTCCAGGTTCCTGTGATTCCTCGAGCTTCAAGATCAGCAAGGGTAAACAGTTGCTACCATTCCAAGTTGCATATTGACCTATTTTTGCATGGATTTGGTCAGTTTCCTGATTTTATAAACGTTTTTAATCCCTGGTTTTAGGGTCGGGGATCAATCAGAAAGAAGTGTCGGGGCAATCAGATACGAGCATTTGAAATTTTAGCTAGTGTAGCAGGCAATTTATTGCAAGAGAGTGAAAGCTCTGTTCCAACCAATGCTGCTTGTGTAAAGGATTCACACCACATTCTGTATTCCAactctaagagagagagaggggttgaAGGAGAATCTTTAGAGAAAGACCCTTGTTGTCAAGGAAATTGCAGTAATAAATCCTTTGCCCATGCTCCAGGTTTGCAAGAACACCATAAAAGCTACAGAGTAAATGGGTTTTCCTGTGATCGGGACGATCATATGCTTGAGATTGATTCTACATCAAATACTTATGGCCAGTCAGAGATGATAATCTTTGCTGAGAAATGGGCTACCGTGAGTAGCACAAGTAACTGTGGATGTTCCGCAAGCAGTACACTTGGTGATTCCCCTTGCTTTGGGGAACATTTTGAAGACAAAGCAGGATGCATGTTTGAGGGGAAGTTAGGAGCTGAATCATATAAAAGTAAAGGTAAAAAAGATGGAATTCCATGTGTTATTGGCAGTTCAGAGGATCTGATCAAACTGGACATGGAACCTCATGCCCAGGTTGGTTCAGAAAGTGATGCAAAGGCATCTCTGTTGAGGGACTGCATAAGTCATGGTCCTTTCCCAAAGCATTGTGATCATGTGAAAGTAGTTAGTAGAGATGATGACGAAAACTCTGTTGAGTGTACTCAAGCCAGCACGATATCAAAGTTCTCTAGGCCACGGCCACCACCAGATATtggagaaaggaaaataaagaaactTTCTGCTTCTAGACAGTGGAGACCCCAAAATCTGAAGGGTAGGggtttattttagaatttgtaaTTTGCTTAATGTTATATTATGCACTGTTAGCATGAAATTTAGGTCTTATGAGACAGTCCATTGAATTCCATGTTGTAATAGGACTTTTTGATGTGAAGTTTATGAGGATGGGAAATCCATTTTCGTACATGTCATTTTAGTATACTAGACCAACTTTTTTGTAGTTTAATGACTAACTAACAGTAGTGTTCAATTCTGGGATGACATGCCAGGTGCAAAAATGAAGCCAATGTATTGCAACGGGACATACTATCATAAAGATGAAAGATCTCAGAATATCTATCCTTTCAAGAAGAGGAAGTTCTATAGTCAAAGCCCACTGTGCCCATCTGATGGTGGATTCCACCATGAAGACACAAGCAGTTTTCCCAAAAAGAGAAATTGTGACAACTGTTCTGCAGGTGCAACAATGAACGGATGGATGCATTCCTTTAATGCATGGATGCCTGCATTCCTTTTTAATCTCCGTTTATATTTAGGCTTTTGGTATATAGACAGTTTTAACTGAATATTCATGGCTCTTATATGCAGCAATTGGAGCATCATCCTCAGTAACAGGTCAAGTACATGAGTGCAAGGGTTGTAATGGTAGGTAAGCTTGTCATGTAGTGAACTATAGGATCTACTCCCACTTACGAGGTTCTTATGCATTTGTATTTGTTATTCAGTGAAGCTCAGCATTAAGTCTTTCAAGGTCCCAGAGCTCTTTATAGAGATTCCTGCAACTGCAACTGTTGGTTCATTGAAGGTATGCCATATTGCCCAATATCATTGAGATTACTTAATATGCTTCAAtatttttgtccttttttttttttcaaaagaggcAAACCAAGGATATGGGCACAAATTCAGTAAGTGCCAAACTACACCCGGAGTTTGAGATGCTTATTTTGGGTTGTGCTTGGGGCTTACACTTAATGGGGACAAATTTGGGAATCAGTACTTAATATTTTGTGCATTCTTTCTCACTTCATTTTATTTGTCTTCTACATCTCATGTCAGGTATTTTTTGTAGTAGAATTTGTTGTCAGCACAAGAGGATTAGTGCCTTTGTACGTGTCGATAGACaatgcattttcttttttaaaacttattGTGGGAAATAAACTGGCTATGGATGTTTCATTGAGCTCCAGTTGTTCACGTATTAACATCATTGCATAACAGGATGAAGATTAACATCATCTAACAACAATAACGAGTGTCTTATAGTTGAACATCTGGTTCTTTTTGTTTAGTTAATATTGCTTGGGGCATTTCCTGTAACACTTGGCAtggaggcaaaaaaaaaaaaaaaaatccacgtCGGTGATATGTTtccattttattgttttttaatctGATTTTTATTCTTTCGTTAGAGGACAGTTATGGAGGCAATGACTGCTGTACTTGGAAATGGACTGCATGTTGGAATCCTGCTTCAGGGAAAGATGGTCAGAGACGACAACAAAACCCTACTTCAGACTGGGATCTCTCAAGATCAGAA
This sequence is a window from Carya illinoinensis cultivar Pawnee chromosome 9, C.illinoinensisPawnee_v1, whole genome shotgun sequence. Protein-coding genes within it:
- the LOC122276616 gene encoding telomere repeat-binding protein 5-like gives rise to the protein MRSLEYNFTGFQVPVIPRASRSARGRGSIRKKCRGNQIRAFEILASVAGNLLQESESSVPTNAACVKDSHHILYSNSKRERGVEGESLEKDPCCQGNCSNKSFAHAPGLQEHHKSYRVNGFSCDRDDHMLEIDSTSNTYGQSEMIIFAEKWATVSSTSNCGCSASSTLGDSPCFGEHFEDKAGCMFEGKLGAESYKSKGKKDGIPCVIGSSEDLIKLDMEPHAQVGSESDAKASLLRDCISHGPFPKHCDHVKVVSRDDDENSVECTQASTISKFSRPRPPPDIGERKIKKLSASRQWRPQNLKGAKMKPMYCNGTYYHKDERSQNIYPFKKRKFYSQSPLCPSDGGFHHEDTSSFPKKRNCDNCSAAIGASSSVTGQVHECKGCNVKLSIKSFKVPELFIEIPATATVGSLKRTVMEAMTAVLGNGLHVGILLQGKMVRDDNKTLLQTGISQDQKRQNLGFILEPRHTQITPPVCTEDPSLLSGGTSHGISRSGTYYVSPDPLLNLSSCVESNLNKVPSLADILTGNNLPETQALVAVPSSSTEALAVVPFHRKSHSEYVQRRIRRPFSVSEVEALVQAVEKLGTGRWRDVKLRAFDSANHRTYVDLKDKWKTLVHTARISPQQRRGEPVPQELLDRVLAAHAFWSKHQTRQQLKTAF